From the genome of Vicia villosa cultivar HV-30 ecotype Madison, WI linkage group LG2, Vvil1.0, whole genome shotgun sequence, one region includes:
- the LOC131645905 gene encoding prefoldin subunit 5-like encodes MSSSKSASGAMTLERMSVEQLKAVKEQADMEVNLLQDSLTNIGTATTRLELATTALNDLSLRSHGSKILVPLTASLYVPATLQDPHHVLVDIGTGYFVEKTMPEGKDYCERKINLLKSNFDQLVEVASKKKNVADDAGVILQAKLKQLASSS; translated from the exons atgtcTTCCTCGAAGAGCGCGAGCGGCGCCATGACTCTGGAGCGAATGAGCGTCGAACAGTTGAAGGCAGTTAAGGAACAGGCTGATATGGAAGTTAACCTTCTCCAAGACAGCCTCACCAACATCGGCACCGCCACAACTCGCCTTGAGCTCGCCACAACCGCTCTCAACGATCTCTCTCTCCGATCTCACGGCAGTAAAATCCTCGTTCCTCTCACCGCTTCTCTCTACGTTCCCGCTACTCTTCAGGATCCTCATCACGTTCTCGTCGATATCGGAACCGGTTACTTCGTCGAG AAAACGATGCCGGAAGGAAAGGATTATTGTGAGCGCAAAATCAATTTACTCAAATCTAACTTCGATCAACTTGTTGAG GTTGCATCCAAAAAGAAGAATGTGGCAGATGATGCTGGGGTTATTTTACAGGCGAAATTGAAGCAATTAGCATCTTCGTCCTAA